One Helianthus annuus cultivar XRQ/B chromosome 12, HanXRQr2.0-SUNRISE, whole genome shotgun sequence genomic region harbors:
- the LOC110894545 gene encoding transcription factor bHLH49, whose amino-acid sequence MGGEGEIDGGNRDDEQMHYNPMVDSFDHTAPTIWDHHPTNSQNLGAFCDMNMQNIATTSSSSLGFYKGNLFAPTRNLDTCWGPTDSAVKRGGMFFPPGGSAVLPHGLSQFPTDSGFIERAARLSSFSGGSFENVINPFGNVHESGLNPYRNRPQVQPQEGFVGNGFKSPSGDGSKETPLPVDCLTDDGRQAKQGGSSFSGSTLAGEAEFSGGGDENSNEGLGSKKRRSDQDTEYNQVKRSPQTPSEVTKNNNECQPKGENNPSSVANKSSGKHGKQVSPSSDAQKEEYIHVRARRGQATNSHSLAERVRREKISERMKFLQDLVPGCSKVTGKAVMLDEIINYVQSLQRQVEFLSMKLATVNPRMDFNLEGLMAKDAMESRLGPSGSLGTDMAMPYALNQSQMAIMQGGISGVGRSSDAGRRTVNSHLMSISGGFKDPASQVPSTWDDELHNIVQMGLHPSTPISSQNLGSTPPGHLKAEP is encoded by the exons ATGGGTGGTGAGGGTGAAATTGATGGGGGAAATAGAGATGATGAACAAATGCATTACAATCCAATGGTTGACTCCTTTGACCATACTGCTCCCACCATATGGGATCATCATCCCACAAATTCACAAAATTTAGGTGCTTTTTGTGACATGAATATGCAAAACATTGCCACCACTTCATCTTCCTCACTAGGGTTTTACAAAGGAAATCTTTTTGCCCCAACAAGAAATCTCGACACGTGTTGGGGGCCGACGGATTCCGCGGTTAAACGCGGTGGTATGTTCTTCCCACCGGGTGGTTCCGCGGTGCTTCCGCACGGGTTATCTCAGTTTCCAACCGATTCGGGGTTCATTGAGCGGGCGGCTAGGTTATCATCGTTTAGTGGAGGTAGTTTCGAAAATGTGATAAACCCTTTTGGCAATGTACATGAATCGGGTTTGAACCCGTATCGTAATAGACCACAAGTGCAACCGCAAGAGGGGTTTGTAGGGAACGGGTTCAAATCGCCTTCTGGTGATGGGTCTAAAGAGACGCCCCTGCCTGTTGACTGTTTGACCGACGACGGACGTCAAGCTAAACAGGGTGGTTCGAGTTTTTCCGGCAGTACTTTGGCCGGTGAAGCGGAATTTAGTGGCGGTGGTGATGAGAATTCTAATGAGGGACTTGGTTCAAAGAAAAGAAGAAGTGATCAG GATACCGAGTACAATCAAGTCAAACGATCACCACAAACGCCTAGTGAAGTCACAAAGAACAACAACGAATGTCAACCGAAGGGTGAAAATAACCCGAGTTCCGTTGCTAATAAATCAAGTGGGAAACATGGTAAGCAGGTATCTCCTTCATCCGATGCACAGAAGGAAGAATACATTCATGTTCGGGCGCGAAGAGGTCAAGCTACCAATAGTCATAGTCTTGCAGAAAGA GTGAGAAGGGAGAAGATTAGTGAAAGAATGAAATTCCTACAAGATCTTGTCCCTGGATGTAGCAAG GTCACCGGCAAAGCGGTTATGCTGGATGAAATCATTAACTATGTACAGTCGCTACAACGACAGGTCGAG TTTTTGTCGATGAAACTTGCTACCGTTAATCCTCGAATGGATTTTAACCTTGAAGGACTCATGGCAAAAGAC GCGATGGAATCGCGCTTGGGACCTTCTGGCTCGCTTGGTACTGACATGGCAATGCCGTACGCTCTTAATCAATCACAAATGGCGATTATGCAAGGCGGGATTTCTGGCGTTGGAAGAAGTTCAGATGCGGGAAGAAGAACGGTTAATTCCCATTTGATGTCTATTAGTGGAGGATTTAAAGATCCTGCTTCACAG GTACCTAGTACATGGGATGATGAGCTTCACAACATTGTCCAGATGGGATTACATCCTAGTACTCCCATCAGCAGCCAAAATTTAG GATCGACACCTCCAGGCCATCTGAAAGCCGAACCCTGA